The following is a genomic window from Solanum stenotomum isolate F172 chromosome 4, ASM1918654v1, whole genome shotgun sequence.
TcgattttttaatattgaaaaaaaataatcaatgtGTTGGAACGTTGAGTACGATTAACTTTGACGGACGataaaaatcttgaagaaaacAAGTTAACAATATAATTATTACCATCTACTTGTAATTGCAATGTTACAAATAATGAcgcacacaaaaaaaagaagataaaattgtTCTATGCTTTGTTTAATGCTTATTAATTATCTCTAAAAAAATTGCCAAAACTAAAACTTCTTTTTCTGAGTCCGACTAAATCCAGATTCGCGCCGAGAAGTCCCACATTGAGGTAAAGTGCTTCCTAATAAAAACGACTCTGTAACCAAGGAGGCTCAAACCTAAGATCTGTTGTTgagttaatttaatttaatgctCTAATAAGGACCAAATGTCTTCATTGTTGCACAAATTGTTGAAAACATCTTCATTATCCATCCATAAttctatattattttgttgATCCATTGCTTGGTAATCTTCAAACCATAATTGATCACTTTGATTAACTTGATAATATTCTTGATTAGAGTTTTCTGATGAAGTTGCCACGCTGGAATTCTCCGGTGTAACGCTCGTGATTAAAAtactattattgttgttgttcgtCAGTTGAACGGGTTGTTGAGTTTCGCtactaaaattattattggaAATTTTGGATGCTTGAATTCTCTCAACTAGTCTTGGAATCCAAAGATAACGTAATGTGTCTTGGAATTGTTTGCTATTGACATCACATTTTAGTTGTTTCGCATGTTTTTGGACTCGGGTTCTCCAGTAATTTTTTATCTCGTTATCTGTTCTTCCTGGCAAATGTTGCGCAATTTTTGACCACCTacacaaccaaaaaaaagacataataaaCTCGTTATTAGTTGAATAGGAAAGTACTATATGGTCAATAGACATTACATTATCAAGTTTCTTGTCTTGTAATATAACTATAGCAATCTTTCATAAAAAGGTGATATTCCTTATGTTTTAAtctatatgatataatttaacAGTGTAAAAATTCTTTACGTCATCTattaacaaattaaatgaaCATACCTATTGCCCCAACGAGAATGAAGTTGAAGAATCAAGAGTTGTTCTTCAAGTGTAATATTTCCAAGTCGAACATCTGGTCGAAGGTAGTTAAGCCATCTTAGTCTGCAACTTTTTCCGGTCCTCTTTAAACctgtttattaattaaatatgttaGTTTTAAGACagactaaaacaaaaataaaatag
Proteins encoded in this region:
- the LOC125863377 gene encoding transcription factor MYB78-like; translation: MDKLINQENIIDEEIMELRRGPWSVEEDFVLMNYISHHGEGRWNSLSRCAGLKRTGKSCRLRWLNYLRPDVRLGNITLEEQLLILQLHSRWGNRWSKIAQHLPGRTDNEIKNYWRTRVQKHAKQLKCDVNSKQFQDTLRYLWIPRLVERIQASKISNNNFSSETQQPVQLTNNNNNSILITSVTPENSSVATSSENSNQEYYQVNQSDQLWFEDYQAMDQQNNIELWMDNEDVFNNLCNNEDIWSLLEH